Proteins from one Chitinophaga oryzae genomic window:
- the serA gene encoding phosphoglycerate dehydrogenase, with protein MEQVKSTSYPKEKISILLLENISDAAVAEFTTAGYSVRKLTGALSEADLISEIKDVHLLGIRSKTQVTRKVLEAAKKLQAIGCFCIGTNQVDLKAATEHGVAVFNAPYSNTRSVAELVIGLSIVLIRRIVDKNAAAHNGVWMKEAKGSYELRGKTLGIVGYGNIGSQVSVLAENMGMNVMYYDAETKLPLGNAVQQRSLKELFEQADIISLHVPSNRSTEMMINRETLSYVKKGAIFLNYARGEVVDLEALKEALESGQLSGAAVDVFPVEPEKNGAAFSTPLQKLSNVILTPHIGGSTEEAQHNIGLDVSAKLLNYLEKGASFGSHTVPAISVPPIENTHRILHVHQNVPGVLSAINTALSENKINILGQYLKTNDQIGYVVLDVDRQLSQEALALLKEVKHTIKARLLY; from the coding sequence ATGGAACAGGTAAAGTCTACAAGTTATCCGAAGGAAAAGATCAGCATTTTATTGTTGGAGAATATCAGTGACGCCGCTGTGGCAGAATTCACCACGGCAGGCTATTCGGTTCGCAAACTGACTGGTGCGCTCAGCGAAGCAGATCTGATCAGCGAGATCAAGGATGTTCATTTATTAGGTATCCGTTCCAAAACACAGGTCACCCGTAAAGTGCTGGAGGCTGCCAAAAAACTGCAGGCCATCGGTTGTTTCTGTATCGGCACCAACCAGGTGGACCTGAAAGCGGCCACCGAACATGGTGTGGCTGTTTTCAACGCGCCTTATTCCAACACCCGTTCTGTAGCGGAGCTGGTGATCGGACTGTCTATTGTTCTGATTCGCCGTATCGTGGACAAGAACGCGGCCGCCCACAACGGTGTCTGGATGAAAGAAGCCAAAGGCAGCTATGAGCTGCGCGGTAAAACACTGGGTATCGTCGGTTACGGCAATATCGGCAGCCAGGTGAGCGTGCTGGCGGAAAACATGGGCATGAACGTGATGTATTACGATGCCGAAACCAAACTGCCGCTGGGCAACGCCGTACAGCAAAGGTCCCTCAAAGAACTGTTTGAACAGGCGGACATCATCTCCCTGCATGTGCCTTCCAACAGGTCCACGGAAATGATGATCAACCGGGAAACCCTGTCCTACGTGAAGAAAGGAGCCATCTTCCTGAACTATGCCAGGGGAGAGGTGGTTGACCTGGAAGCGCTGAAAGAGGCCCTGGAAAGCGGTCAGTTGTCTGGTGCCGCGGTAGACGTGTTCCCGGTAGAACCGGAAAAGAACGGCGCCGCTTTCAGCACACCGCTGCAGAAGCTGTCCAACGTGATCCTGACGCCGCATATCGGTGGCAGCACCGAAGAGGCGCAGCATAACATCGGCCTCGACGTGAGCGCCAAACTGCTCAACTACCTCGAAAAAGGCGCCAGCTTCGGTTCCCATACCGTACCGGCCATCAGCGTGCCGCCTATCGAAAATACACACCGTATCCTGCACGTACACCAGAACGTGCCGGGCGTATTGTCCGCTATCAACACCGCCCTGTCTGAAAATAAAATCAATATCCTCGGACAGTACCTGAAAACCAACGACCAGATTGGTTATGTGGTGCTCGACGTGGACCGCCAGCTGTCCCAGGAAGCCCTGGCCCTGCTGAAAGAGGTGAAACATACTATCAAGGCACGACTGCTTTATTAA
- a CDS encoding serine hydrolase domain-containing protein, with protein sequence MKRLKAVSIILSITGIAIISSCQGNAARREAKRKKAISDSSLYTLNLTEAQREAILKAPRTVQLQRELNAFYTGKLLRSGFNGAILVAKKGVIIFEQYHGLENYRTKIPLVDSSAFQLASVSKTFTGTAVLWLAEKKQLSLEDSVQKFFPEFPYKGISVRMLLNHRSGLPNYLYFCDSLWKDRAAFITNEQVIRLMEQHKPRIQHLPDTHFQYCNTNYLLLASIIEKATGQKYADFMQQTFFKPLHMVNTFVYDPASTPRPHQTQSHKYNGQAEPDTYFDGVMGDKGIYSTARDMLKWDQALYSGQLLDSATLKAAYTPYSHEKPGIRNYGLGWRLMVYPDSTKNIVYHNGWWHGNNTVFYRFVQDSTTLIILGNKYNRGIYQAVKPIREIMGHGDGEEAGAE encoded by the coding sequence ATGAAGCGATTGAAAGCAGTAAGCATCATCTTATCTATCACGGGAATTGCCATCATCTCCAGCTGCCAGGGCAATGCAGCACGCAGGGAAGCAAAAAGGAAAAAGGCCATATCAGACAGTAGCCTGTATACGCTCAACTTAACGGAGGCACAACGCGAAGCCATTCTCAAAGCACCGCGCACAGTGCAGCTGCAACGGGAACTGAATGCATTTTATACCGGGAAACTATTGCGCAGCGGCTTTAACGGCGCTATCCTGGTAGCTAAAAAAGGCGTTATCATCTTCGAACAATATCATGGTTTGGAAAACTACCGGACTAAAATACCGTTGGTGGACAGCTCCGCCTTTCAGCTGGCTTCCGTCTCCAAAACCTTCACCGGCACGGCTGTGCTGTGGCTGGCAGAAAAAAAACAGCTGAGCCTGGAAGACTCCGTACAGAAATTCTTCCCGGAGTTTCCCTACAAAGGCATCAGTGTTCGCATGCTGCTCAATCACCGCAGCGGCCTGCCCAACTACCTCTATTTCTGCGACAGTCTCTGGAAAGACAGGGCAGCGTTCATCACCAATGAACAGGTGATCCGCCTGATGGAGCAACATAAACCGCGCATCCAGCATCTCCCCGATACCCACTTCCAATACTGCAACACCAACTATCTCCTGCTGGCCTCCATCATTGAAAAGGCCACCGGGCAGAAATACGCCGACTTCATGCAGCAAACGTTCTTCAAACCGCTGCATATGGTCAACACCTTTGTATACGATCCCGCTTCCACGCCCCGGCCACACCAGACGCAGAGCCATAAATACAACGGCCAGGCAGAACCGGACACCTATTTCGACGGCGTGATGGGCGACAAAGGCATCTACAGTACCGCCCGCGATATGCTCAAATGGGACCAGGCGCTGTATTCCGGCCAACTGCTGGACTCAGCCACACTGAAAGCCGCCTATACGCCTTACAGCCATGAAAAACCCGGTATCCGCAATTACGGGCTGGGATGGCGTTTGATGGTGTATCCCGACAGCACCAAAAATATTGTGTACCACAATGGCTGGTGGCATGGCAACAACACCGTGTTTTACCGTTTTGTGCAGGACTCCACCACCCTGATCATCCTGGGCAATAAATACAACCGCGGCATCTATCAGGCAGTGAAGCCTATCCGCGAGATAATGGGCCATGGAGATGGCGAAGAGGCAGGCGCGGAGTAG
- a CDS encoding S41 family peptidase, giving the protein MHTNLFTSGARIALAGITCVLLWTACRKDNKTSPDPAPRTDTTKVTASSDEDSLKYLMYQIMQVTYADGGRTPASGLPTYYWYSQVPALNPFDAKYANADSLLSVMKTYAINQTTTRPYDHYSFLDRNGVLTNKLMNGISSQAFAATNGDLGLDYGIAQDGGGNAHIFVLYADKNGPAGKIGVTRGWEIISVNGNSNISTSQAFLTSVYNAIFNSPSVTLGFRRPDGTTITQTLTTASYNINPVVFDTVFTLAGSGKKVGYFSMYTFSSIINSSGQDTYTKTALDQLFNKFAAQGITSLIVDFRYNGGGAVSTAEYLDNAIAPAGAAGKLMYSTVFNDKLMAHASQVGLTTTTKFAAATSKLRLDDVFFITTGNTASASELTLNNLKPYMTVKLVGAKTYGKPVGFIDFNIAVFDQNHNRKYLADLYAINFETKNANGVGGYFTGIDVDATAYDYVNVPWGDTRNDDNLKAIVNYLTTGKYTGNARAASTEMSNLRQAIPSLKPVNGFNGMVDYERSRIISAGH; this is encoded by the coding sequence ATGCATACAAATCTGTTTACCTCAGGAGCCAGGATTGCCCTCGCCGGCATCACCTGTGTACTTTTATGGACGGCCTGCCGCAAAGACAACAAAACGTCGCCGGACCCGGCGCCCCGCACAGATACCACCAAGGTAACGGCCTCGTCGGACGAGGACTCCCTGAAATACCTGATGTACCAGATCATGCAAGTCACCTACGCCGATGGCGGCCGTACCCCGGCCAGCGGACTACCAACCTACTACTGGTATTCCCAGGTGCCGGCCCTCAACCCGTTTGACGCAAAATACGCCAACGCCGACAGCCTGCTGTCTGTAATGAAGACATACGCCATTAATCAGACCACCACCCGGCCGTATGACCATTACAGTTTCCTGGACCGCAACGGGGTACTGACCAACAAACTGATGAACGGCATTTCCTCCCAGGCTTTTGCCGCCACCAATGGCGACCTGGGACTGGACTACGGCATAGCGCAGGACGGCGGCGGCAACGCCCACATTTTTGTGTTGTATGCGGATAAAAACGGTCCCGCCGGCAAAATCGGCGTTACCCGCGGATGGGAGATCATCTCGGTCAATGGTAACAGCAACATCTCCACCAGCCAGGCCTTCCTGACGTCGGTGTACAACGCCATCTTCAACAGCCCTTCGGTAACGCTGGGCTTCAGAAGGCCGGATGGCACCACCATCACCCAAACCCTGACCACCGCCAGCTATAACATCAACCCGGTTGTTTTTGATACCGTGTTTACACTGGCTGGAAGCGGCAAAAAGGTAGGCTATTTCTCCATGTACACCTTCTCCAGCATCATCAATAGCAGCGGTCAGGACACCTATACCAAAACCGCGCTGGACCAGCTGTTCAATAAGTTTGCCGCACAGGGGATCACCAGCCTGATCGTGGATTTCCGCTACAACGGCGGCGGCGCGGTGTCTACGGCCGAATACCTGGACAATGCCATTGCTCCGGCCGGGGCAGCAGGTAAACTGATGTACAGCACCGTCTTCAACGATAAGCTGATGGCGCATGCCTCCCAGGTGGGACTGACGACCACCACCAAATTTGCGGCAGCCACCAGCAAACTTCGCCTCGACGATGTGTTTTTCATCACTACCGGCAATACGGCATCTGCCAGCGAACTGACGCTGAATAACCTGAAACCGTATATGACCGTGAAACTGGTGGGCGCTAAGACCTATGGTAAACCAGTCGGTTTCATCGATTTCAACATCGCTGTTTTCGATCAGAACCACAACCGGAAATATCTGGCAGACCTGTATGCCATTAACTTTGAGACGAAGAACGCCAATGGCGTGGGCGGGTATTTTACAGGGATTGATGTGGACGCAACTGCATATGATTATGTAAACGTACCCTGGGGAGATACCCGGAATGATGACAACCTGAAAGCGATTGTCAATTATCTTACCACCGGAAAATACACCGGCAACGCCCGGGCCGCATCGACCGAAATGAGTAATCTGCGGCAGGCGATCCCGTCACTGAAGCCGGTGAACGGTTTTAACGGCATGGTGGACTATGAACGCAGCCGCATTATCAGCGCCGGTCACTAG